In the Clupea harengus chromosome 16, Ch_v2.0.2, whole genome shotgun sequence genome, one interval contains:
- the aldh1l2 gene encoding mitochondrial 10-formyltetrahydrofolate dehydrogenase isoform X2, with translation MPFCSQFIPMNVIDHPKHGSIIYHPSILPKHRGASAINWTLIEGDKKAGFSIFWADDGLDTGPILLQKECDVEANDTVDSIYNRFLYPEGIKAMVESVNLIADGKAPRITQPEEGASYEGIQKKSNSKVNLAQPAEAIHNWIRGHDKVPGAWTVIDGQTVTLYGSSRLGDVVPKGQPLEVEGAAQPGLITSGGLVLFGTDGKAVQVKNLQFEDGKMIAASKYFSSGESSSVELTDEEKKMAEEIRAIWKGILSNVSAIEDTTDFFKSGAASMDVVRLVEEMKQKCGGVELQTEDVYMATTFQDFIQMFVRRFRGEDQEEEMVIDYAIKDVNNMTVKMPTQCFINGKFDDAENGKTSDTINPTDGSLICKVAHASVGDVDRAVAAAKDAFETGPWGRMNHRDRGRLLYNLADLMEQHQEELATIESMDSGAVYTLALKTHVGMSIQTFRYFAGWCDKIQGTTIPINQARPNRNLTFTKKEPLGVCAIIIPWNYPLMMLAWKSAACLAAGNTLVLKPAQVTPLTALKFAELAAKAGIPKGVINIVPGSGGMVGQRLADHPDIRKLGFTGSTPIGKQIMKSCAVSNLKKVSLELGGKSPLIIFSDCDMDKAVRMGMSSVYFNKGENCIAAGRLFVEESIHDEYISRVVEEVKKMKVGDPLDRSTDHGPQNHKAHLDKLVEYCDIGVKEGATLVYGGRQVPRPGFFMEPTVFTDVEDHMFIAKEESFGPVMVVSKFKNGDVDGVLSRANDTEFGLASGVFTRDINKAMYVSERLDAGTVFINTYNKTDVASPFGGFKQSGFGKDLGEEALHEYLRTKAVTVEY, from the exons ATGCCCTTCTGCTCACAGTTCATCCCCATGAACGTCATCGACCACCCCAAGCACGGCTCCATCATCTACCACCCCTCTATCCTGCCCAAACACAGGGGTGCATCTGCTATTAACTG GACTCTGATCGAGGGGGATAAGAAGGCCGGCTTCTCCATTTTCTGGGCTGACGATGGGCTGGACACAGGCCCCATCCTGCTGCAGAAGGAGTGTGACGTGGAGGCCAACGACACCGTGGACAGCATTTACAACCGCTTCCTCTACCCCGAGGGCATCAAGGCCATG gtGGAGTCTGTGAATCTGATTGCAGATGGGAAAGCACCTCGGATTACCCAACCAGAGGAAGGAGCCTCATACGAAGGGATCCAGAAGAAGTCCAACTCCAAG GTGAATCTGGCCCAGCCAGCTGAGGCCATCCACAACTGGATCCGCGGTCATGACAAAGTCCCTGGAGCCTGGACTGTCATTGATGGACAG ACGGTGACTCTGTATGGCTCGTCTCGGCTGGGTGATGTGGTGCCTAAGGGCCAACCTCTGGAGGTGGAAGGGGCCGCCCAGCCCGGGCTCATCACCAGCGGGGGCCTTGTGCTGTTTGGAACCGACGGcaaagca GTCCAAGTGAAGAACCTGCAGTTCGAGGATGGGAAGATGATTGCTGCCTCCAAGTACTTTTCCTCTGGAGAGAGCAGCAGCGTGGAGCTCACAGACGAGGAGAAGAAGATGGCTGAGGAGATCCgg GCCATCTGGAAGGGCATCTTGAGTAACGTCTCTGCCATTGAGGACACAACAGATTTCTTCAAGTCTGGGGCGGCCTCTATGGACGTGGTGAG gttggTGGAGGAAATGAAGCAGaagtgtggaggtgtggagctGCAGACTGAGGACGTGTACATGGCCACCACCTTCCAGGACTTCATCCAGATGTTTGTGCGCCGTTTCAGAGGGgaggaccaggaggaggagatggttaTCGATTAT GCAATTAAAGACGTCAACAACATGACTGTGAAGATGCCTACCCAGTGTTTTATCAACGGCAAGTTTGATGACGCAGAGAACGGCAAGACCAGTGACACCATCAACCCTACAGATGGCTCT TTGATCTGTAAGGTGGCACATGCCTCCGTGGGTGATGTGGACAGGGCCGTGGCAGCAGCCAAGGACGCCTTCGAGACGGGACCATGGGGCAGAATGAACCACCGTGACCGTGGCAGACTGCTCTACAA CCTTGCAGACCTGATGGAGCAGCACCAAGAGGAACTGGCCACCATTGAATCCATGGACTCCGGCGCCGTGTACACACTGGCCCTCAAAACACACGTAGGGATGTCCATCCAGACATTTCGATACTTCGCTGGCTGGTGCGACAAAATTCAG GGCACGACGATCCCCATCAATCAGGCCAGGCCCAATCGCAACCTGACCTTCACAAAGAAAGAGCCCCTGGG CGTGTGCGCTATAATTATCCCGTGGAATTACCCCCTTATGATGCTGGCGTGGAAGAGTGCCGCCTGTCTAGCCGCTGGGAATACCCTTGTCCTGAAACCTGCTcag GTCACCCCTCTGACGGCGCTGAAGTTTGCTGAGCTGGCTGCCAAAGCTGGCATCCCCAAAGGCGTCATCAACATTGTGCCTGGCTCAG ggGGCATGGTTGGCCAGAGGTTGGCAGATCATCCTGACATCCGTAAACTGGGCTTCACTGGCTCCACTCCCATTGGCAAACAGATCATGAAGAG CTGTGCGGTCAGTAACCTGAAGAAGGTGTCTCTGGAGCTGGGCGGGAAATCCCCCCTCATCATCTTCAGCGACTGTGACATGGACAAGGCTGTGCGCATG gggatgAGCTCTGTGTACTTCAACAAGGGGGAGAACTGCATCGCTGCAGGGCGCCTGTTTGTAGAGGAGTCCATCCATGATGAGTACATCAGCAGAGTG GTGGAAGAGGTCAAGAAGATGAAGGTCGGCGACCCCCTGGATCGGTCCACAGACCACGGCCCCCAGAACCACAAAGCCCATCTGGACAAGCTGGTGGAGTACTGCGACATCGGCGTCAAGGAAGGGGCCACGCTTGTGTACGGGGGCCGACAGGTGCCAAGGCCAG GCTTTTTCATGGAGCCCACAGTGTTCACCGATGTGGAGGATCACATGTTCATTGCCAAAGAAGAATCCTTTGGACCAGTCATGGTGGTGTCTAAGTTCAAGAACGG AGACGTCGATGGCGTGTTGAGCCGAGCCAATGACACGGAGTTTGGCCTGGCCTCAGGAGTGTTCACGCGGGACATCAACAAGGCCATGTACGTGAGCGAGAGGCTGGACGCAGGGACCGTCTTCATCAACACCTACAACAAGACGGATGTGGCTTCACCGTTTGGCGGCTTTAAGCAGTCCGGCTTTGGGAAGGACCTCG GGGAGGAAGCTCTTCATGAATACCTCAGGACCAAAGCAGTGACTGTGGAGTACTGA
- the aldh1l2 gene encoding mitochondrial 10-formyltetrahydrofolate dehydrogenase isoform X1: MLWTASTIIRKFSTSSPYYQNKLKLALIGQSLFGQEVYSSLRKQGHKVVGVFTVPDKDGKADPLALVAEKDGTPVFKFPRWRVKGKPIPEVVEAYKAVGADLNVMPFCSQFIPMNVIDHPKHGSIIYHPSILPKHRGASAINWTLIEGDKKAGFSIFWADDGLDTGPILLQKECDVEANDTVDSIYNRFLYPEGIKAMVESVNLIADGKAPRITQPEEGASYEGIQKKSNSKVNLAQPAEAIHNWIRGHDKVPGAWTVIDGQTVTLYGSSRLGDVVPKGQPLEVEGAAQPGLITSGGLVLFGTDGKAVQVKNLQFEDGKMIAASKYFSSGESSSVELTDEEKKMAEEIRAIWKGILSNVSAIEDTTDFFKSGAASMDVVRLVEEMKQKCGGVELQTEDVYMATTFQDFIQMFVRRFRGEDQEEEMVIDYAIKDVNNMTVKMPTQCFINGKFDDAENGKTSDTINPTDGSLICKVAHASVGDVDRAVAAAKDAFETGPWGRMNHRDRGRLLYNLADLMEQHQEELATIESMDSGAVYTLALKTHVGMSIQTFRYFAGWCDKIQGTTIPINQARPNRNLTFTKKEPLGVCAIIIPWNYPLMMLAWKSAACLAAGNTLVLKPAQVTPLTALKFAELAAKAGIPKGVINIVPGSGGMVGQRLADHPDIRKLGFTGSTPIGKQIMKSCAVSNLKKVSLELGGKSPLIIFSDCDMDKAVRMGMSSVYFNKGENCIAAGRLFVEESIHDEYISRVVEEVKKMKVGDPLDRSTDHGPQNHKAHLDKLVEYCDIGVKEGATLVYGGRQVPRPGFFMEPTVFTDVEDHMFIAKEESFGPVMVVSKFKNGDVDGVLSRANDTEFGLASGVFTRDINKAMYVSERLDAGTVFINTYNKTDVASPFGGFKQSGFGKDLGEEALHEYLRTKAVTVEY, translated from the exons ATGTTGTGGACAGCAAGCACCATCATTAGGAAATTTTCCACAAGCTCT CCCTACTACCAAAATAAGCTGAAACTAGCCCTAATTGGACAGAGCTTGTTTGGGCAGGAGGTGTACTCCAGCCTACGAAAACAAGGCCACAAGGTGGTGGGCGTGTTCACAGTTCCAGATAAGGATGGCAAGGCAGACCCTCTGG CGTTGGTGGCGGAAAAGGACGGCACGCCGGTGTTCAAGTTCCCGCGCTGGCGCGTGAAGGGCAAGCCCATCCCCGAGGTGGTGGAGGCCTACAAGGCAGTGGGCGCCGATCTGAACGTCATGCCCTTCTGCTCACAGTTCATCCCCATGAACGTCATCGACCACCCCAAGCACGGCTCCATCATCTACCACCCCTCTATCCTGCCCAAACACAGGGGTGCATCTGCTATTAACTG GACTCTGATCGAGGGGGATAAGAAGGCCGGCTTCTCCATTTTCTGGGCTGACGATGGGCTGGACACAGGCCCCATCCTGCTGCAGAAGGAGTGTGACGTGGAGGCCAACGACACCGTGGACAGCATTTACAACCGCTTCCTCTACCCCGAGGGCATCAAGGCCATG gtGGAGTCTGTGAATCTGATTGCAGATGGGAAAGCACCTCGGATTACCCAACCAGAGGAAGGAGCCTCATACGAAGGGATCCAGAAGAAGTCCAACTCCAAG GTGAATCTGGCCCAGCCAGCTGAGGCCATCCACAACTGGATCCGCGGTCATGACAAAGTCCCTGGAGCCTGGACTGTCATTGATGGACAG ACGGTGACTCTGTATGGCTCGTCTCGGCTGGGTGATGTGGTGCCTAAGGGCCAACCTCTGGAGGTGGAAGGGGCCGCCCAGCCCGGGCTCATCACCAGCGGGGGCCTTGTGCTGTTTGGAACCGACGGcaaagca GTCCAAGTGAAGAACCTGCAGTTCGAGGATGGGAAGATGATTGCTGCCTCCAAGTACTTTTCCTCTGGAGAGAGCAGCAGCGTGGAGCTCACAGACGAGGAGAAGAAGATGGCTGAGGAGATCCgg GCCATCTGGAAGGGCATCTTGAGTAACGTCTCTGCCATTGAGGACACAACAGATTTCTTCAAGTCTGGGGCGGCCTCTATGGACGTGGTGAG gttggTGGAGGAAATGAAGCAGaagtgtggaggtgtggagctGCAGACTGAGGACGTGTACATGGCCACCACCTTCCAGGACTTCATCCAGATGTTTGTGCGCCGTTTCAGAGGGgaggaccaggaggaggagatggttaTCGATTAT GCAATTAAAGACGTCAACAACATGACTGTGAAGATGCCTACCCAGTGTTTTATCAACGGCAAGTTTGATGACGCAGAGAACGGCAAGACCAGTGACACCATCAACCCTACAGATGGCTCT TTGATCTGTAAGGTGGCACATGCCTCCGTGGGTGATGTGGACAGGGCCGTGGCAGCAGCCAAGGACGCCTTCGAGACGGGACCATGGGGCAGAATGAACCACCGTGACCGTGGCAGACTGCTCTACAA CCTTGCAGACCTGATGGAGCAGCACCAAGAGGAACTGGCCACCATTGAATCCATGGACTCCGGCGCCGTGTACACACTGGCCCTCAAAACACACGTAGGGATGTCCATCCAGACATTTCGATACTTCGCTGGCTGGTGCGACAAAATTCAG GGCACGACGATCCCCATCAATCAGGCCAGGCCCAATCGCAACCTGACCTTCACAAAGAAAGAGCCCCTGGG CGTGTGCGCTATAATTATCCCGTGGAATTACCCCCTTATGATGCTGGCGTGGAAGAGTGCCGCCTGTCTAGCCGCTGGGAATACCCTTGTCCTGAAACCTGCTcag GTCACCCCTCTGACGGCGCTGAAGTTTGCTGAGCTGGCTGCCAAAGCTGGCATCCCCAAAGGCGTCATCAACATTGTGCCTGGCTCAG ggGGCATGGTTGGCCAGAGGTTGGCAGATCATCCTGACATCCGTAAACTGGGCTTCACTGGCTCCACTCCCATTGGCAAACAGATCATGAAGAG CTGTGCGGTCAGTAACCTGAAGAAGGTGTCTCTGGAGCTGGGCGGGAAATCCCCCCTCATCATCTTCAGCGACTGTGACATGGACAAGGCTGTGCGCATG gggatgAGCTCTGTGTACTTCAACAAGGGGGAGAACTGCATCGCTGCAGGGCGCCTGTTTGTAGAGGAGTCCATCCATGATGAGTACATCAGCAGAGTG GTGGAAGAGGTCAAGAAGATGAAGGTCGGCGACCCCCTGGATCGGTCCACAGACCACGGCCCCCAGAACCACAAAGCCCATCTGGACAAGCTGGTGGAGTACTGCGACATCGGCGTCAAGGAAGGGGCCACGCTTGTGTACGGGGGCCGACAGGTGCCAAGGCCAG GCTTTTTCATGGAGCCCACAGTGTTCACCGATGTGGAGGATCACATGTTCATTGCCAAAGAAGAATCCTTTGGACCAGTCATGGTGGTGTCTAAGTTCAAGAACGG AGACGTCGATGGCGTGTTGAGCCGAGCCAATGACACGGAGTTTGGCCTGGCCTCAGGAGTGTTCACGCGGGACATCAACAAGGCCATGTACGTGAGCGAGAGGCTGGACGCAGGGACCGTCTTCATCAACACCTACAACAAGACGGATGTGGCTTCACCGTTTGGCGGCTTTAAGCAGTCCGGCTTTGGGAAGGACCTCG GGGAGGAAGCTCTTCATGAATACCTCAGGACCAAAGCAGTGACTGTGGAGTACTGA
- the samm50l gene encoding sorting and assembly machinery component 50 homolog B → MGTVHARSLDPLPMQGRDLGVNHDDMEGMETEQETKQEILENRNIVVQHVNIEGLGRTKEDYLGHEISDVFNAKNLIDVMKRSHDARMKLLRLGCFKDVEVLIDVSEGADALPNGLDVTFEVTELKRMTGSYNTMVGNNEGSMVLGLKLPNALGRGEKATFQFSYGTKETSYGLSFFKPQPGNFERNLTLNLYKVTGQFPWSSLKETDRGVSTELNFPLWMTTHTLKWEGVWRELGCLARSASFAVREESGHSLKSSLSHTMAIDTRNSAILPRRGALLRINQELAGYTGGDASFLKEDVELQLNRPFLFGSVLSASLWGGMLMPIGGKPSSIADRFYLGGPTSVRGFGMYSIGPQSEGDYLGGEAYWAGGLHLYTPLPFRPGRGGFGDLFRTHFFLNAGNLCNLNYGEGPRAHLQKMAECIRWSYGAGLVLRLGNIARLELNYCIPMGVQNGDRICDGVQFGAGIRFL, encoded by the exons ATGGGGACTGTTCATGCCAGG AGTTTGGACCCGCTGCCAATGCAGGGGCGAGACTTGGGCGTCAACCACGATGATATGGAAGGCATGGAAACGGAGCAGGAAACTAAACAAGAAATTCTGGAGAACAGAAAC ATTGTAGTTCAGCATGTCAATATCGAGGGTCTAGGCAGAACCAAGGAGGACTACTTAGGCCACGAGATTTCTGATGTCTTCAACGCCAAGAACCTGATAGAC GTGATGAAGAGGTCTCATGATGCCAGAATGAAACTGCTTCGCCTGGGATGTTTTAAGGATGTGGAGGTGCTCATTGATGTTTCTGAAG GTGCTGATGCCCTGCCCAACGGTCTAGACGTCACTTTTGAGGTTACTGAACTTAAAAGGATGACTGGCAGTTACAACACAATGGTCGGCAACAATGAGGGCAGCATG GTGCTGGGTCTGAAGCTGCCCAATGCTCTTGGCCGTGGCGAGAAAGCAACCTTCCAGTTCTCATACGGCACAAAGGAGACCTCCTATGGCCTGTCATTTTTCAAGCCCCAGCCAGGCAATTTTGAACGCAA cttGACTCTGAATCTCTATAAGGTCACAGGCCAGTTCCCATGGAGCTCCCTGAAGGAGACAGACCGTGGAGTCTCCACAGAGTTAAAT TTCCCCCTGTGGATGACCACTCACACGCTCaagtgggagggtgtgtggagagagctgGGCTGCCTGGCCCGCAGTGCCTCGTTCGCTGTGCGGGAGGAAAGCGGACACTCGCTCAAGTCCTCTCTCTCG CACACAATGGCCATAGACACCAGGAACTCCGCTATCCTACCCAGGAGAGGTGCCTTACTGCGAATCAACCAG GAACTGGCTGGGTACACAGGTGGTGATGCCAGCTTCCTGAAGGAGGACGTTGAGCTGCAGCTAAACAGACCCTTCCTCTTTGGATCA GTCCTTTCCGCCTCTCTCTGGGGAGGAATGCTCATGCCAATCGGGGGAAAGCCTTCCTCTATCGCTGACAG ATTTTATCTAGGTGGTCCAACCAGTGTGAGAGGCTTTGGGATGTACAGCATTGGACCTCAGAGTGAAG GGGATTATTTGGGTGGGGAGGCATACTGGGCTGGCGGGCTCCACCTGTACACCCCCCTGCCCTTCCGCCCCGGTCGGGGGGGCTTTGGGGACCTCTTCAGGACGCACTTCTTCCTCAACGCTGGAAACCTCTGCAACCTCAACTACG GCGAGGGCCCACGGGCTCACCTGCAGAAGATGGCCGAGTGCATCCGCTGGTCCTACGGGGCGGGCCTCGTGCTGAGGCTGGGGAACATCGCACGcctggagctcaactactgcaTTCCCATGGGGGTCCAGAACGGAGACAG GATATGTGATGGTGTGCAGTTTGGTGCCGGAATCCGTTTCCTCTAA